Proteins from a single region of Dyadobacter fanqingshengii:
- a CDS encoding MFS transporter gives MATITAERSDVSHLFSAPVIVAALGYFVDIYDLLLFGIVRLPSLASLGLSETEISLTGASILNWQMTGLLLGGILWGVLGDKKGRLSVLFGSIITYSLANIACGFVQDPTTYKLLRFIAGIGLAGELGAGITLVSEILPKHLRAIGTSLVAGIGLLGAVVAYFTVEYFDWRYAYFIGGVLGISLLLLRVGVFESGIFKDIKNQKHVEKGNFFALFTNRDRLVRYLKCIGIGLPTWFVIGILATFSNEFGKALGLSEVVKPGLSIMWCYVGLSMGDLCSGFLSHWLESRKKAVFYLMIFTLIWSVVYLYAGIKSVSTFYGVAALLGFGIGYWAMFVTIGAEQFGTNLRATAATTVPNMVRGTVVLMTTLFATFKDSFSVINSGAMVGVICFAIGLFCILTIPETHGRDLDFLEE, from the coding sequence ATGGCAACCATTACTGCTGAGCGATCAGATGTTTCCCACCTTTTTAGTGCCCCCGTCATTGTCGCTGCCCTCGGATATTTTGTCGATATATATGATCTGCTGCTTTTCGGGATTGTGCGCTTGCCCAGCCTCGCCTCACTTGGACTTTCAGAAACCGAAATTTCTCTAACAGGCGCCAGCATCCTGAACTGGCAAATGACCGGATTGCTGCTGGGGGGGATTTTGTGGGGTGTATTGGGAGATAAAAAGGGCCGCTTATCCGTGCTTTTTGGCTCCATTATCACTTATTCGCTCGCCAACATTGCCTGCGGTTTTGTGCAGGATCCAACCACTTACAAGCTTTTGAGGTTTATAGCAGGCATCGGCCTCGCGGGAGAACTGGGTGCAGGAATCACATTGGTTTCTGAGATTTTGCCAAAACATTTACGCGCCATAGGCACATCGTTAGTCGCCGGAATTGGCCTTTTAGGTGCAGTAGTAGCCTATTTTACAGTTGAATATTTTGATTGGCGATATGCCTATTTCATCGGCGGCGTACTGGGAATCTCTTTGCTTTTGCTGAGGGTCGGCGTTTTTGAATCCGGGATATTTAAAGACATTAAAAACCAAAAACACGTTGAAAAGGGTAACTTTTTCGCGCTTTTCACAAATCGAGACAGGCTGGTCCGTTATCTCAAATGCATCGGGATCGGGCTTCCTACCTGGTTTGTGATCGGGATCCTGGCCACATTCAGCAATGAGTTCGGCAAAGCGCTGGGACTATCCGAAGTTGTCAAACCCGGATTATCCATCATGTGGTGTTACGTTGGGTTATCTATGGGTGACCTTTGCAGCGGATTTCTCAGTCATTGGTTAGAATCGAGGAAGAAGGCTGTATTTTATCTCATGATATTTACGTTGATATGGAGCGTAGTTTATTTGTACGCTGGAATTAAATCTGTGTCAACATTTTACGGCGTGGCAGCATTGCTGGGATTTGGGATTGGTTACTGGGCGATGTTCGTGACGATTGGCGCTGAGCAGTTTGGGACAAATTTAAGGGCCACGGCAGCCACTACAGTGCCCAACATGGTGCGTGGAACAGTAGTGCTGATGACAACTTTATTTGCTACTTTTAAAGACTCGTTTTCAGTCATTAATTCAGGGGCGATGGTTGGAGTAATTTGCTTTGCAATAGGCCTTTTCTGCATTCTGACCATTCCTGAAACACACGGCAGGGATCTTGATTTTCTGGAAGAATGA
- a CDS encoding GMC oxidoreductase, whose translation MANFNIDSKKARTYDAIVIGSGISGGWSAKELTEKGLKTLVLERGRDVQHIKDYPTTNMMPWEFEHRERLPKEITDANPIASRCYNFKESSAHFFAKDNEHPYIQEKPFDWIRGYQVGGKSLLWARQTQRWSKYDFEGPSRDKFAVEWPIGYDDIAPWYSHVEKFAGITGNKDGLDTLPDGEFLTPHELNCVEKYFKESVSKQYKDRHIIIGRAAHITDPQQIHLDQGRAKCQHRTMCERGCPFGGYFSSNSSTIPWAMKTGNMTLRPHSVVHSIIYDDKKQKASGVRVIDSNTKEMMEFYADIIFLNAAAINSNLVLLNSTSSRFPNGLGNDSGVLGKYIAFHNYRATVSAEYEGFLDSTEEGRRPNGGYIPRFRNVYKQETDFLRGYAAGFGSDRETYNDRSGLGESLKAGLLKTQYGNWSVGSHMMGETIPKESNYVALDKTQKDPFGMPMLKINVDYDDNDEKMIKDYIEQVSEMFTKAGFKNIRANDNHRNPGNDIHEMGGVRMGKDPKTSMLNKFNQLHACKNVFVTDGACMTSTSTQNPSLTYMALTARAADHAVKEMKAKNL comes from the coding sequence ATGGCGAATTTTAATATTGACAGTAAAAAAGCCCGCACCTATGACGCCATTGTTATTGGCTCAGGAATCAGTGGCGGCTGGTCGGCGAAGGAGCTGACTGAAAAAGGGTTGAAAACACTGGTGCTGGAACGCGGCCGTGATGTGCAGCACATTAAGGATTACCCCACCACGAACATGATGCCGTGGGAATTCGAGCACCGCGAACGTCTTCCAAAAGAAATTACCGACGCGAATCCGATCGCCAGCAGATGTTATAATTTCAAAGAATCTTCTGCGCACTTTTTTGCCAAGGACAATGAGCATCCTTACATTCAGGAAAAACCGTTTGACTGGATCCGTGGCTATCAGGTGGGTGGAAAATCGCTGCTATGGGCACGCCAGACGCAGCGTTGGAGCAAGTACGACTTTGAAGGCCCGTCACGCGATAAATTTGCCGTAGAATGGCCGATCGGTTACGATGACATTGCGCCCTGGTACAGCCATGTGGAGAAATTTGCAGGCATAACCGGAAATAAAGACGGCCTGGATACATTGCCGGATGGCGAATTCCTGACGCCGCACGAGCTGAACTGCGTGGAGAAATATTTTAAAGAATCTGTTTCCAAGCAATACAAAGACCGGCACATTATCATCGGCCGCGCTGCGCATATCACCGACCCGCAACAAATTCATTTGGACCAGGGCCGTGCGAAATGTCAGCATCGTACCATGTGTGAGCGGGGTTGCCCCTTCGGCGGATATTTCAGCAGTAATTCGTCCACCATTCCCTGGGCGATGAAAACCGGTAATATGACATTGCGTCCGCATTCTGTGGTGCATTCGATCATTTATGACGACAAAAAACAAAAAGCAAGCGGCGTGCGGGTTATTGATTCCAACACAAAGGAAATGATGGAATTTTATGCCGACATTATTTTCCTCAATGCAGCTGCAATAAACAGCAATCTTGTCCTGCTAAACTCCACTTCATCCCGCTTCCCGAATGGCCTGGGCAATGATAGCGGTGTGCTGGGAAAATATATAGCGTTCCACAATTACCGCGCAACGGTTTCTGCCGAGTACGAAGGCTTCCTGGATTCCACCGAGGAAGGACGTCGCCCGAATGGCGGTTACATTCCACGGTTCCGCAATGTATATAAGCAGGAAACAGACTTTTTAAGGGGTTATGCAGCCGGTTTCGGGTCTGATCGCGAAACATATAACGACCGCAGCGGACTGGGTGAATCGCTGAAAGCTGGCCTTTTGAAGACACAATACGGCAATTGGAGCGTAGGGTCGCACATGATGGGTGAAACTATTCCAAAAGAAAGCAATTACGTGGCGCTCGATAAAACGCAAAAAGATCCTTTCGGCATGCCGATGTTGAAAATCAACGTGGATTACGACGACAATGATGAAAAGATGATCAAGGATTACATTGAACAGGTGAGTGAAATGTTTACCAAAGCTGGTTTCAAAAATATCAGAGCGAATGACAATCACCGTAATCCCGGAAACGACATTCATGAAATGGGCGGTGTAAGGATGGGTAAGGACCCTAAAACGTCGATGCTAAACAAATTTAACCAGCTTCACGCCTGCAAGAATGTGTTTGTTACCGACGGCGCCTGCATGACTTCGACGTCTACGCAAAACCCGTCACTAACCTATATGGCATTGACGGCCCGGGCGGCGGATCATGCTGTTAAGGAAATGAAAGCGAAGAATTTGTAG
- a CDS encoding FAD-dependent oxidoreductase has translation MKKYLVYLIAFFLIAGSPSCSEKKDEEAKDSLSADVIIYGGTSAAVTAAVQVIKSGKTVLVVSPDKHLGGLSSGGLGFTDTGNKSVIGGLAREFYHRLYQHYDKPEAWKWQKKEEYGNKGQGTPAMDGADRTMWIFEPHAAEQVFEDFVKENNIKIYRDEWLDRKGGVEKKDGKIVSIKTLSGKTFTGKMFIDATYEGDLMAAAGVKYHVGREANSVYNEKWNGVQAGVFQHGHYFKKNISPYKVEGDPKSGLLPYISDEKIAENGSGDNKIQAYCFRMCLSANPDNRIPFEKPAGYDPAKYELLSRVYKAGWTETFDKYDPIPNKKTDTNNHGPFSTDFIGQNYDYPDATYERRKEIIKEHELYQRGLMYFLTNDPSVPADVRKEMSQWGLPKDEFKDNGGWPHQIYVREARRMIGPTVMNENHTLGLTKVEQPIGMGSYALDAHNAQRYVKADGFVQNEGDIGVHPKTPYSISYASIVPKKEECQNLFVPVCLSSSHIAYGSIRMEPVFMILGQSAASAAVQAIDANVAVQDVDYAKLKEQLLKDKQKLEL, from the coding sequence ATGAAAAAGTATTTGGTTTATCTAATAGCATTCTTTTTAATCGCCGGCAGCCCTTCCTGTTCCGAAAAGAAGGATGAAGAAGCAAAAGACAGCCTAAGCGCCGATGTGATTATTTACGGAGGAACTTCCGCGGCCGTTACGGCTGCTGTTCAGGTGATTAAGTCGGGTAAAACAGTGCTCGTAGTTTCGCCGGACAAGCATTTGGGTGGACTTTCCTCTGGCGGTCTGGGGTTTACAGATACGGGTAACAAATCGGTGATCGGTGGTCTTGCGAGGGAATTTTATCACAGGTTATATCAACATTATGATAAGCCCGAAGCCTGGAAATGGCAGAAAAAGGAGGAATATGGCAACAAAGGCCAGGGAACTCCCGCGATGGACGGAGCCGACCGCACGATGTGGATTTTCGAGCCGCACGCTGCCGAACAGGTTTTCGAAGATTTTGTGAAAGAAAACAACATTAAAATCTACCGCGACGAATGGTTGGACCGCAAAGGCGGTGTTGAGAAAAAAGATGGCAAGATCGTTTCCATTAAAACACTTTCAGGAAAAACTTTCACCGGGAAAATGTTCATCGACGCCACATATGAAGGTGATTTAATGGCTGCTGCGGGTGTAAAATATCATGTAGGACGCGAGGCTAACAGCGTTTATAATGAGAAATGGAATGGTGTGCAGGCAGGCGTTTTCCAGCACGGACATTATTTTAAGAAGAACATCAGCCCGTACAAAGTAGAAGGCGACCCAAAAAGTGGCTTGCTTCCTTATATAAGCGATGAAAAAATTGCAGAAAACGGCTCCGGCGACAACAAAATCCAGGCCTACTGCTTCCGCATGTGCCTTTCTGCAAACCCTGATAACCGCATTCCTTTCGAAAAACCGGCAGGATATGATCCCGCTAAATATGAGTTGCTGTCGAGGGTTTACAAAGCAGGCTGGACGGAGACATTTGATAAATATGATCCCATTCCAAACAAAAAGACGGATACAAACAACCACGGCCCATTCAGCACCGATTTTATTGGTCAAAATTACGATTACCCGGACGCAACCTACGAGCGTAGAAAAGAGATTATTAAGGAGCATGAGCTATATCAAAGAGGCCTGATGTATTTCCTAACCAATGATCCAAGTGTTCCAGCAGACGTGCGTAAGGAAATGAGCCAGTGGGGATTACCAAAAGATGAATTTAAAGACAATGGCGGCTGGCCACATCAAATTTACGTGCGTGAAGCGCGCAGAATGATCGGGCCGACGGTGATGAACGAGAACCATACGCTTGGCCTGACGAAGGTTGAGCAGCCGATCGGAATGGGCTCTTATGCACTGGATGCGCATAATGCACAGCGCTACGTGAAAGCGGATGGTTTTGTACAAAATGAGGGGGACATTGGCGTGCATCCCAAAACGCCTTACAGCATTTCCTATGCTTCCATTGTTCCCAAGAAAGAAGAATGCCAGAATCTGTTCGTTCCGGTTTGTTTGTCCAGCTCACACATTGCCTACGGATCGATCCGAATGGAGCCGGTTTTCATGATTTTGGGCCAAAGTGCAGCATCCGCAGCGGTGCAGGCGATCGATGCCAACGTTGCGGTTCAGGACGTGGACTACGCGAAATTGAAAGAGCAGCTTTTAAAAGACAAGCAAAAATTAGAATTGTAA
- a CDS encoding gluconate 2-dehydrogenase subunit 3 family protein encodes MERRVALKSMAMAVGAMAGLPAWASGWSKSTLEKGTLLSADQSKILTGMVETIIPKTDTPGAGELGVGGFVQKMVTDCYDSKAQASLKSGISNLDEQSIQRFGKSFADAGKDQRMQLLQDIDKSSDASQKAFLGMVKNLTIQGYMSSEYVMTNLTHYEMIPARYHGCVPVTKG; translated from the coding sequence ATGGAAAGACGGGTAGCGCTTAAGAGCATGGCAATGGCCGTGGGCGCAATGGCGGGACTGCCTGCATGGGCGTCCGGATGGAGCAAAAGCACTTTGGAAAAAGGCACATTGCTTTCAGCCGACCAATCTAAAATATTAACGGGAATGGTGGAAACCATTATTCCAAAAACGGACACACCGGGCGCAGGTGAACTGGGCGTAGGTGGTTTTGTCCAAAAAATGGTGACCGATTGTTACGACAGCAAAGCGCAGGCAAGCCTGAAAAGCGGCATTTCCAATCTGGACGAGCAAAGCATTCAGCGTTTTGGAAAGTCATTCGCGGATGCTGGTAAAGATCAGCGGATGCAGCTTTTGCAAGACATTGACAAAAGCAGCGATGCAAGCCAGAAAGCGTTTCTGGGAATGGTGAAAAATCTGACTATTCAAGGTTATATGTCGTCCGAATATGTGATGACCAACCTGACCCATTATGAAATGATCCCGGCACGTTACCACGGTTGTGTTCCGGTTACAAAAGGCTAG
- a CDS encoding RagB/SusD family nutrient uptake outer membrane protein, giving the protein MKNIAICLLLVLGLSACDDVLKEEPKSLAAENFYNTADEARAAVNAIYGPMRVDNALGINYPSQLEGLADYGNSRGSQTPVSLYQGLDNTNINRVGTIWDNFYQSIRNANIVIQNIPKGTEITPEDAAKFVAEAKYLRSLIYFAMVRNWGGVPLRTEKNMTESDVKRASVDEIYELILSDALNAEQFLPDSPSEVGRPTKWAAKTLLSEIYLNREQWKESAEKAKEVIASAKYSLVPVSVSEDFQKIYGPEVVSTPEEIFYFKYSRQQGFGLVAYAHRAIGQYRYYGPGGVYAQYTDSTSNSFIKTWDMKDLRKTHILYNVDVGLGPNTCLYRKFRDPAATNGGGNDYPWYRYADLLLFHAEAATRANGAPTAEALESLNKVRRRAYGLNAETASAVDFKLAGQTATTFIDLVVRERGYETMYEGKRWLDLKRLGIAKQRIKEVKNIDVAEKHMMWPIPNSELLYNKALDPAKDQNPGY; this is encoded by the coding sequence GTAAATGCGATTTACGGTCCTATGAGAGTGGATAATGCATTGGGTATCAATTACCCGTCGCAGCTGGAAGGTTTGGCAGATTATGGAAATTCGCGAGGCAGCCAAACGCCGGTAAGCTTGTATCAGGGATTGGACAACACCAACATTAACCGCGTTGGGACGATCTGGGATAACTTTTACCAGTCAATCCGGAATGCCAACATTGTGATTCAAAACATTCCAAAAGGAACCGAGATCACGCCGGAAGACGCTGCCAAATTCGTTGCAGAAGCCAAATATCTGCGTTCACTAATCTATTTCGCCATGGTAAGAAACTGGGGTGGCGTGCCATTGCGCACTGAAAAAAACATGACCGAATCCGACGTGAAACGCGCGAGTGTGGACGAAATTTATGAACTGATCCTGAGCGACGCCCTCAATGCTGAACAATTCCTGCCCGATTCACCTTCCGAAGTGGGCCGTCCGACCAAATGGGCTGCCAAAACGCTGCTTTCGGAAATTTACCTGAACAGGGAGCAATGGAAAGAGTCTGCTGAAAAAGCAAAGGAAGTGATTGCTTCGGCAAAATATTCGCTTGTACCAGTGAGTGTTTCAGAGGATTTTCAAAAAATTTACGGGCCGGAAGTAGTATCAACGCCGGAGGAGATCTTTTACTTCAAATATTCACGGCAGCAAGGTTTTGGGCTGGTTGCATATGCCCACCGCGCCATCGGTCAATATCGTTATTATGGTCCGGGCGGCGTGTATGCGCAATACACCGATTCTACGTCCAATTCTTTCATCAAAACCTGGGATATGAAGGACTTGCGTAAAACCCATATCCTGTATAATGTGGACGTTGGACTTGGCCCGAACACCTGTTTATACAGAAAATTTCGCGACCCGGCTGCGACCAATGGCGGCGGAAATGATTATCCGTGGTATCGCTATGCCGATCTTTTGCTTTTTCATGCGGAGGCCGCAACAAGAGCCAATGGCGCTCCAACCGCAGAAGCATTGGAAAGTCTGAATAAAGTGCGCCGCAGGGCTTATGGCCTTAATGCGGAAACCGCCTCTGCGGTGGATTTCAAACTCGCGGGTCAAACGGCAACCACATTCATTGACCTCGTTGTGCGTGAAAGAGGTTATGAAACCATGTACGAAGGCAAGCGCTGGCTTGATCTGAAACGCCTGGGCATTGCCAAACAACGGATCAAAGAAGTGAAGAACATCGACGTTGCCGAAAAGCACATGATGTGGCCGATCCCGAATTCTGAATTGCTTTATAACAAGGCGCTGGATCCTGCAAAGGACCAAAATCCAGGCTATTAA